A region of Triplophysa rosa linkage group LG16, Trosa_1v2, whole genome shotgun sequence DNA encodes the following proteins:
- the sacm1la gene encoding phosphatidylinositol-3-phosphatase SAC1-A, whose translation MATAYERFNLHATPEKFYIEACDDGANDVLVIDRVSTEMTLAGVKDIPPSGITRPICGIMGTIRLVAGMYLIVITRKRKVGDLFGHTVWKALEFDVISYKKTILHLTDIQMQDNKTFLAMINNVLNTDGFYFCTDYDLTHTQQRLSNTSPDFQEMSLLERADQRFMWNGNLLREIIEQPELHKFAFPVIHGFIVMKPCCINGKVFEWILISRRSCFRAGVRYYVRGIDSEGHAANFVETEQIVQYSNARASFVQTRGSMPFYWSQRPNLKYKPKPQIRKDTNHMDGFRRHFESQVLVYGKQVILNLVNQKGSELPLEQTFAKMVNGMEDGLIKYIAFDFHKECSKMRWHRLQILVDTVADMQDEFGYFMLGSDRKVMSEQSGMFRSNCMDCLDRTNVIQSLLARRSLQSQLQRMGVLHVGQKIEEQADFEKIYKNAWADNANACAKQYAGTGALKTDFTRTGKRTHWGLVMDGWNSMIRYYKNNFSDGFRQDSIDLFLGNYTVDETDGLMAMHMQKDWKFLTLPVIMVVAFSMCIISLLMAGDTWTETLAYVLFWGMASAVTAAVIIVNGREFVDAPKLVQKEKMD comes from the exons GCACGCAACACCTGAGAAGTTCTACATTGAGGCCTGTGATGATGGTGCTAATGATGTGCTGGTTATTGATCGGGTGTCCACCGAGATGACCCTCGCAG gTGTGAAGGACATCCCCCCATCTGGCATAACTAGGCCCATTTGTGGAATCATGGGAACTATACGTCTGGTGGCTG gTATGTACCTCATAGTCATCACCAGGAAGAGGAAAGTGGGCGACCTGTTTGGCCACACTGTGTGGAAAGCGCTGGAGTTTGATGTGATTTCTTATAAGAAGACCATCTTGCACCTCACAGATATTCAG ATGCAAGACAACAAGACGTTTCTGGCTATGATCAACAACGTGCTCAACACGGATGGCTTCTACTTCTGCACAGACTATGACCTGACACACACCCAGCAGCGGCTGTCCAACACCAGCCCGGATTTTCAGGAGATGAGCCTGCTGGAGAGG GCAGATCAGAGGTTTATGTGGAATGGAAACCTTTTAAgggaaatcattgaacagcctGAG CTCCACAAATTTGCATTTCCCGTCATCCACGGAT TTATCGTGATGAAGCCATGCTGCATCAATGGAAAGGTCTTTGAATGGATTCTCATCTCTAGACGGAGCTGTTTCAGAGCTGGGGTGCGTTATTACGTCAGAG GAATTGACTCTGAGGGACATGCTGCTAACTTTGTCGAGACGGAACAGATAGTCCAGTACAGTAATGCCCGGGCGTCATTTGTGCAG ACGCGAGGCTCTATGCCCTTCTATTGGTCCCAGAGACCCAACCTGAAGTACAAACCCAAGCCCCAGATCCGCAAAGACACAAATCAC ATGGATGGATTCAGGAGGCATTTTGAGTCCCAGGTTCTCGTTTATGGGAAACAAGTGATTCTGAATTTG GTAAATCAGAAGGGATCTGAACTACCCCTTGAACAGACCTTCGCTAAAATGGTCAACGGCATGGAAGACGGACTGATCAA GTACATAGCTTTTGACTTTCACAAAGAATGCAGTAAGATGAGATGGCATCGCCTCCAGATTTTGGTCGACACTGTGGCCGACATGCAAGATGAGTTTGG GTACTTTATGCTGGGGTCAGACAGGAAGGTGATGTCAGAACAGTCCGGAATGTTCCGCAGTAACTGTATGGACTGCTTAGATCGCACCAACGTCATTCAGAGCCTGCTGGCCAGGCGTTCCCTACAGAGCCAACTACAG AGGATGGGCGTCCTCCACGTTGGCCAGAAGATCGAGGAGCAAGCAGATTTCGAGAAAATCTATAAGAACG cGTGGGCGGACAATGCCAACGCCTGTGCGAAACAATATGCAGGAACAGGAGCCCTGAAAACCGACTTCACCAG GACCGGCAAGAGAACTCACTGGGGCTTGGTAATGGACGGCTGGAACTCAATGATCCGCTACTACAAGAACAATTTCTCAGATGGGTTCAGACAA GACTCTATTGATCTCTTCCTTGGAAACTATACGGTGGATGAAACCGATGGGCTGATGGCTATGCACATGCAGAAGGATTGGAAGTTCCTCACG CTTCCCGTTATTATGGTGGTGGCTTTCTCTATGTGTATCATCAGTCTTCTAATGGCAG GTGACACTTGGACCGAGACCCTGGCGTACGTGTTATTTTGGGGCATGGCCAGTGCCGTCACAGCTGCCGTCATTATTGTCAATGGACGAGAGTTTGTGGACGCTCCCAAACTGGTCCAAAAGGAAAAGATGGATTGA
- the LOC130567452 gene encoding zinc finger and BTB domain-containing protein 6-like isoform X1, translating to MLHSSKVVCELLQSCYTGMLQFSAKEIVNYLTAASYLQMEHVVEKCRGALSQYMQPRNRSPMTVKTEDPQSMPVIVSGSTHSLGSMSPPSDTASLHPHSSGKDAEHSVVHPRDASDLSMHHVRASEPSGHFEGSSESDVFQVQISDEHQDPEKNPDAEDVNRESIVVLDDHCQELDMGGEEASMEGRAKGNNVRGAVRPWRRRHGEHRGGRGRGFKNRRRYTLKDRKLLGNYQEAWRFPTPDEIMGNFGTDFGADYLSNQHLSNSSLHVEYRVAEGQDEDQGPAHFGVEASRGEEAMVVGEPQNERGAPDESVAVVGSTSCVTGPVVCEDCGLAFSSTQDLAVHSLATHQLYVCPCCGKNFSHSSNLNRHMIVHRGVAKLHCCPLCHKTFTQKSTLCDHMNLHSGERPHVCAYCHVSFAHKPALRRHLKEQHGRTTAQNYLEMQRNNEGVAGGVGEGV from the exons ATGTTGCACAGCTCAAAAGTGGTGTGTGAGCTCCTACAGTCTTGTTACACAGGGATGCTGCAGTTCAGCGCTAAAGAGATCGTGAACTACCTGACAGCAGCCAGTTACCTGCAGATGGAGCATGTGGTGGAGAAATGCAGAGGAGCCTTGAGCCAGTACATGCAGCCCCGGAATCGCAGCCCGATG ACTGTAAAAACAGAAGACCCACAGTCCATGCCGGTCATTGTCAGTGGAAGTACCCACTCATTGGGATCTATGTCGCCCCCGTCTGACACGGCATCATTACACCCTCACAGTTCTGGAAAGGATGCTGAACACTCTGTCGTTCACCCCAGAGATGCCAGTGATTTGTCGATGCACCAT GTTAGGGCATCGGAGCCATCTGGCCACTTCGAGGGCAGCAGTGAGTCCGACGTCTTTCAGGTGCAGATCAGCGATGAACATCAAGACCCAGAGAAGAACCCTGATGCTGAGGATGTCAACAGAGAATCCATCGTTGTGTTAGACGACCACTGTCAGGAGCTGGACATGGGTGGAGAGGAAGCCAGTATGGAGGGTCGAGCAAAAGGTAACAACGTTCGAGGCGCAGTCCGCCCGTGGAGGCGACGACACGGTGAGCACAGGGGTGGCAGAGGAAGGGGCTTCAAAAACAGAAGACGCTACACTCTGAAGGATCGCAAGCTTTTGGGGAACTATCAGGAAGCTTGGCGCTTTCCCACCCCGGATGAGATCATGGGTAACTTCGGAACAGACTTCGGGGCAGATTACCTCTCCAATCAGCATCTCTCGAACAGTTCCCTCCATGTGGAGTACAGGGTGGCAGAGGGACAAGATGAGGACCAGGGTCCAGCTCATTTCGGAGTGGAAGCTTCCAGAGGGGAAGAGGCGATGGTAGTTGGGGAACCGCAGAACGAGCGCGGCGCACCCGACGAGTCCGTGGCTGTAGTCGGCTCCACGTCCTGCGTAACGGGACCGGTGGTTTGCGAGGACTGCGGACTTGCGTTCTCTTCGACGCAGGACTTGGCCGTGCATTCCCTGGCGACGCACCAGCTGTACGTGTGTCCGTGCTGCGGGAAGAACTTCAGCCACTCCAGTAACCTCAACCGTCACATGATCGTCCACCGCGGAGTCGCCAAACTCCACTGCTGTCCCCTGTGCCACAAGACCTTCACTCAGAAGTCAACACTGTGCGACCACATGAACCTGCACAGCGGGGAACGCCCGCACGTGTGCGCCTACTGCCACGTGAGCTTCGCCCACAAGCCCGCTCTACGGCGCCACCTGAAGGAGCAACACGGAAGGACCACTGCCCAAAACTACCTGGAGATGCAGCGAAATAATGAGGGTGTGGCTGGAGGTGTCGGGGAAGGGGTTTAG
- the LOC130567452 gene encoding zinc finger and BTB domain-containing protein 6-like isoform X2, translated as MLHSSKVVCELLQSCYTGMLQFSAKEIVNYLTAASYLQMEHVVEKCRGALSQYMQPRNRSPMVRASEPSGHFEGSSESDVFQVQISDEHQDPEKNPDAEDVNRESIVVLDDHCQELDMGGEEASMEGRAKGNNVRGAVRPWRRRHGEHRGGRGRGFKNRRRYTLKDRKLLGNYQEAWRFPTPDEIMGNFGTDFGADYLSNQHLSNSSLHVEYRVAEGQDEDQGPAHFGVEASRGEEAMVVGEPQNERGAPDESVAVVGSTSCVTGPVVCEDCGLAFSSTQDLAVHSLATHQLYVCPCCGKNFSHSSNLNRHMIVHRGVAKLHCCPLCHKTFTQKSTLCDHMNLHSGERPHVCAYCHVSFAHKPALRRHLKEQHGRTTAQNYLEMQRNNEGVAGGVGEGV; from the exons ATGTTGCACAGCTCAAAAGTGGTGTGTGAGCTCCTACAGTCTTGTTACACAGGGATGCTGCAGTTCAGCGCTAAAGAGATCGTGAACTACCTGACAGCAGCCAGTTACCTGCAGATGGAGCATGTGGTGGAGAAATGCAGAGGAGCCTTGAGCCAGTACATGCAGCCCCGGAATCGCAGCCCGATG GTTAGGGCATCGGAGCCATCTGGCCACTTCGAGGGCAGCAGTGAGTCCGACGTCTTTCAGGTGCAGATCAGCGATGAACATCAAGACCCAGAGAAGAACCCTGATGCTGAGGATGTCAACAGAGAATCCATCGTTGTGTTAGACGACCACTGTCAGGAGCTGGACATGGGTGGAGAGGAAGCCAGTATGGAGGGTCGAGCAAAAGGTAACAACGTTCGAGGCGCAGTCCGCCCGTGGAGGCGACGACACGGTGAGCACAGGGGTGGCAGAGGAAGGGGCTTCAAAAACAGAAGACGCTACACTCTGAAGGATCGCAAGCTTTTGGGGAACTATCAGGAAGCTTGGCGCTTTCCCACCCCGGATGAGATCATGGGTAACTTCGGAACAGACTTCGGGGCAGATTACCTCTCCAATCAGCATCTCTCGAACAGTTCCCTCCATGTGGAGTACAGGGTGGCAGAGGGACAAGATGAGGACCAGGGTCCAGCTCATTTCGGAGTGGAAGCTTCCAGAGGGGAAGAGGCGATGGTAGTTGGGGAACCGCAGAACGAGCGCGGCGCACCCGACGAGTCCGTGGCTGTAGTCGGCTCCACGTCCTGCGTAACGGGACCGGTGGTTTGCGAGGACTGCGGACTTGCGTTCTCTTCGACGCAGGACTTGGCCGTGCATTCCCTGGCGACGCACCAGCTGTACGTGTGTCCGTGCTGCGGGAAGAACTTCAGCCACTCCAGTAACCTCAACCGTCACATGATCGTCCACCGCGGAGTCGCCAAACTCCACTGCTGTCCCCTGTGCCACAAGACCTTCACTCAGAAGTCAACACTGTGCGACCACATGAACCTGCACAGCGGGGAACGCCCGCACGTGTGCGCCTACTGCCACGTGAGCTTCGCCCACAAGCCCGCTCTACGGCGCCACCTGAAGGAGCAACACGGAAGGACCACTGCCCAAAACTACCTGGAGATGCAGCGAAATAATGAGGGTGTGGCTGGAGGTGTCGGGGAAGGGGTTTAG